Proteins from one Planctomyces sp. SH-PL62 genomic window:
- a CDS encoding glycosyltransferase family 4 protein produces the protein MRVTLVTETFPPQVNGVSRTLGELVRRLGERGDAVQLVYPDYGDRPDRPDACRVRSISLPFYRELRLPLPPFGRVHRAIDAFGPDVIHVATEAFLGHSVLRHAERRTIPIVSSFHTNFDQYSAHYGVGWSRSLIWRYLRWFHNRTRATYVPSRTTIAQLERRGFERLALWPRGVDASFFRPDRPGRLAVREGLGWKPDDVVLTYVSRIAPEKNVDYLADALAIVAARRPGVRILFVGDGPSREDLEARMGDAARFVGYRVGDDLADHYAAGDVFAFTSTTETFGNVVLEAMASGLPVVALRAGGVGEIVRDGETGRLVAPDAPPDDFAVALLQLVDQAETRRRLAKAARAYAESQTWNAIMDDLRERYVGVIAQARGPGSSRTPRSGP, from the coding sequence ATGCGCGTGACCCTCGTCACCGAGACCTTCCCTCCCCAGGTCAACGGCGTCTCGCGCACCCTCGGCGAACTGGTCCGCCGCCTCGGCGAGCGCGGCGACGCCGTGCAACTCGTCTATCCCGACTACGGCGACCGCCCCGACCGGCCCGACGCCTGCCGGGTCCGATCCATCAGCCTCCCCTTCTACAGGGAACTGCGACTCCCCCTCCCCCCGTTCGGACGGGTCCATCGCGCAATCGACGCCTTCGGACCGGACGTGATCCACGTCGCGACCGAGGCGTTCCTGGGCCACAGCGTCCTCCGCCACGCCGAACGTCGGACGATCCCGATCGTGTCCAGCTTCCACACCAACTTCGACCAGTACAGCGCCCACTACGGCGTCGGCTGGTCCCGCTCGCTGATCTGGCGCTACCTCCGCTGGTTCCACAACCGGACCCGCGCGACCTACGTCCCCTCGCGGACGACCATCGCCCAGCTCGAGCGCCGGGGCTTCGAGCGGCTCGCCCTGTGGCCCCGAGGCGTCGACGCCTCGTTCTTCCGCCCCGACCGCCCCGGCCGACTCGCCGTGCGCGAGGGCCTCGGATGGAAGCCCGACGACGTCGTCCTGACCTACGTCAGTCGGATCGCCCCGGAGAAGAACGTCGACTATCTGGCCGACGCCCTGGCGATCGTCGCGGCCCGACGCCCCGGAGTCCGCATCCTGTTCGTCGGCGACGGCCCCTCGCGCGAGGACCTGGAGGCGCGGATGGGCGACGCGGCGAGGTTCGTGGGCTATCGCGTGGGGGACGACCTGGCCGACCACTACGCCGCCGGCGACGTGTTCGCGTTCACGAGCACGACCGAGACCTTCGGCAACGTGGTCCTCGAAGCGATGGCGTCCGGCCTCCCCGTCGTCGCGCTCCGCGCGGGGGGCGTGGGCGAGATCGTCCGCGACGGCGAGACCGGACGGCTCGTCGCCCCCGACGCTCCCCCCGACGACTTCGCCGTCGCCCTGCTCCAGCTCGTTGATCAGGCCGAGACGCGCCGCCGCCTCGCGAAAGCGGCGCGGGCGTACGCGGAGTCGCAGACCTGGAACGCGATCATGGACGACCTCCGCGAGCGTTACGTCGGCGTCATCGCGCAGGCCCGGGGCCCTGGAAGTTCTCGAACGCCGCGTAGCGGTCCTTAG
- the icd gene encoding NADP-dependent isocitrate dehydrogenase: protein MASPKAEAPAGGEKITIKDGKLTVPDFPIIPFIEGDGTGPDIWRASVRVFDAAVQKAYGGKKQIKWMEVYAGGKAHSLFNNWLPDETVDAFRDYLVGIKGPLTTPIGGGIRSLNVALRQMLDLYVCLRPVRWFKGVPSPVKHPEKVDMVIFRENTEDVYAGIEFEAGTEDAKKLISFIKDNFPAAYKKIRFPETSGVGVKPISSEGSERLIRSAIEYALANGRKSVTLVHKGNIMKFTEGAFRNYGYALAEREFADQTYTWDRWEHTKAAKGEAAANAEQKAAFDSGKVLIKDAIADITLQQILTRPTDFEVIATMNLNGDYLSDALAAQVGGIGIAPGGNINYLTGHAVFEATHGTAPKYADLDQVNPGSVILSGEMMFRYMGWTEAADLIIKGMDGAIDQKTVTYDFARLMDGAKQVKCSEFATAVISKM, encoded by the coding sequence ATGGCGAGCCCGAAAGCCGAGGCTCCGGCGGGTGGCGAGAAGATCACGATCAAGGACGGCAAGCTGACCGTCCCGGACTTCCCGATCATCCCCTTCATCGAAGGCGACGGCACCGGCCCCGACATCTGGCGCGCCAGCGTCCGCGTCTTCGACGCGGCGGTCCAGAAGGCGTACGGCGGCAAGAAGCAGATCAAGTGGATGGAGGTCTACGCCGGCGGCAAGGCCCACTCCCTCTTCAACAACTGGCTCCCCGACGAGACCGTCGACGCCTTCCGGGACTACCTCGTCGGCATCAAGGGGCCCCTCACCACCCCCATCGGCGGCGGCATCCGCTCGCTGAACGTGGCCCTCCGCCAGATGCTCGACCTCTACGTCTGCCTCCGCCCGGTGCGCTGGTTCAAGGGCGTCCCCTCGCCCGTGAAGCACCCCGAGAAGGTGGACATGGTCATCTTCCGGGAGAACACCGAGGACGTCTACGCCGGCATCGAGTTCGAAGCCGGGACCGAGGACGCGAAGAAGCTCATCAGCTTCATCAAGGACAACTTCCCCGCCGCCTACAAGAAGATCCGCTTCCCCGAGACCTCCGGCGTCGGCGTCAAGCCGATCTCCAGCGAGGGGAGCGAGCGGCTGATCCGCTCGGCCATCGAGTACGCCCTGGCCAACGGCCGCAAGAGCGTGACGCTCGTCCACAAGGGGAACATCATGAAGTTCACCGAGGGCGCGTTCCGCAACTACGGATACGCCCTCGCCGAGCGCGAGTTCGCCGACCAGACCTACACCTGGGACCGCTGGGAGCACACCAAGGCCGCCAAGGGCGAGGCCGCGGCCAACGCCGAGCAGAAGGCCGCCTTCGACTCCGGCAAGGTCCTGATCAAGGACGCCATCGCCGACATCACCCTCCAGCAGATCCTGACCCGCCCGACCGACTTCGAGGTCATCGCCACGATGAACCTCAACGGCGACTACCTGTCGGACGCCCTGGCCGCGCAGGTCGGCGGCATCGGCATCGCGCCGGGCGGCAACATCAACTACCTCACCGGCCACGCCGTCTTCGAGGCCACCCACGGCACGGCCCCCAAGTACGCCGACCTCGACCAGGTCAACCCCGGCTCGGTCATCCTCTCCGGCGAGATGATGTTCCGCTACATGGGCTGGACCGAGGCCGCCGACCTGATCATCAAGGGGATGGACGGCGCGATCGATCAGAAGACCGTCACCTATGACTTCGCCCGCCTGATGGACGGCGCCAAGCAGGTGAAGTGCAGCGAGTTCGCCACGGCGGTCATCTCCAAGATGTGA